agcaaaattttcaacataaaatataGCAGCAAATaagtatcaattaaaaattgatgtatCAAATTAATGATGTCCAATTcacataacaatatttttataggtatTTAAAAGCCGCAAAAGAAGTGCAACAAAGGAACGAAAAACTCAAAGACGAAGAATGCAATGCTCTTCTACAAAATGCGCTTGAAATGAATACGGAAATTTGGCTgccagaaaaataaaaacctaGTCTGCATTTTTTGCTCCCATAAacaaaatctttaaatctACTTATTCTCTACACTTGTTTTTCgtatagtattattttaaaaattactttgtacAATTACATATAATGCACATTATAATAAACGTGCATCTTTATTCTATCAATCTTTGCAATGCAACATATATCGCATATAATGATTGTAAAATAGtcaattgtaacattttatgcAACAAGCAATTAGATTCGTTAATACTCACATTTAGCATTAAATGTAGCCATCCCTTGCTCAACTcgcagataaattattttattacgaaacTATTGCATTAATTCAATACTGATATAAAGATATAGATAGTAAAAATAAGGATagttaagataaaaaatggtttaacagcaaataaacttttttagcctaattaatatcaagaaacaaaaaatttctttttaccaataaaatattattggatTTCATGTCGTTTTACTTTGTTATAAGCTGAATTATcactaaatataaataaaaatagactgctcaaatttaaaataaaatagtactattattattgttattagaaCTATTtcattatgcataattttgtCACATTAGATGTTTTACGTAAATCATAAGTTATTAGCATgctatgtgtaaaatattatgtatatgttgtgcataaaaatgtaattataatattttgtaaagttttttgcttgataattttacttaCACACAaaggtaaatttaaaaaatatattttaaatatctctaattattattataattagatgacCATATTTAACACTAAATGAAAAACATATAAGTAACTTTCagccaataataataaattaaattgactcACCAAACTGCAACACCACTTCCTACAGTCgttctttcaattttcaatttttagatgaacttttaactttttcctGGTGGCAGGAAAGTGGTTTCCAACACTTTCAACTTTTTCCTGATTTGTCAAGAGCACATTTACAATGGATTAATTTCTTGCAGAAATGCGACAACCTACAATaagataaatacaaattattgttatgTTACTGATAATATTTAGCGTTAAATatgaatgtatatataatctttaatcaacaaaattataaaactatgtTAACTATATTAACCTATACTAATATTGAAATACTGCATCagtttttgtataattttctctttctctttgatGTAGCCAAATCGAGAAGTTTATTTGTGTCTTAAAGACATAAATCTTGTAAGCAAAAATAGTAATATGTGAGTTAAACTTCTGATAGTGAATGTACTTTCAACTTCTCTCTTGgtgaattttttctattcaaaGTTCACACATTCGAAACGCATTCAGTATTtcaataatcatattattcGACTATTATaccattaaataataatcagtGCAcgattatgaaaaataaatttactcaccGGACCGTATCTTTCGTTGCTGCAGTCCGTGGAACGACTCGTGTGAACCCCGATTTTTGATCTACTTCACCCGCTTCATATTCCCGGTAAGAAAGCTCAGTGATGTACGATTACAAACGTAAACAAACGCAATGCGATGAGAGTTCAAAATTTTCCTCGTTAATCTCGACATGAATTAACGCACACGAtctattttgaataattaaaatttacgaaaaacGCATCCGCAATTTCGCACTGATCCACATTCACCGCGACTCCAAATGGACAAGGATCGAGCAAGTGTGCCACCGTACAAAAGAAACTAACACTGAGCATGCGTGCCACACATAGAAACAAATTCTGAGAAGCATGCGCGTtctgtaaaatattgcagacATCGCGTTGTGAATCTGCATAATAAACTAATCTATGCCAAGTGTACCGCCAATGTAGCTGTATCCTGctaatatagatttttaatacaaatgcatttatatattgatataaatattatgccAGTATTGtagtacaaatatataaaatttgtattattctaatacgcattaataaaaaaaaatagcgataaTTTTGCGACATTGCATCACTAATTAAAAACTACTTTTTTAAACaagtaacaaattattataacaaattaatcatAAGCTGGAAGGAATTAGCTGGAAGCTGGAAGCTGGAATTAAATATACGAGTGAATAGGCGAATAAAcagtaaaatattactaaaaattgcCAAGAAGACCTTGGTTTATTGaatgttttgttattttgttgaaaatttttattattaattcattccTTTGGCTGCTAATCTCTTGTCACGTTCCTCGGCAATCGTGAGTTTTACACCCTTATCTCTGGGCAAACTCACGTATGCCTTCGTGCCCTTGCCGATGATGAAGACGTTGTTCAACCTAGGTAAATGGtttatattacgaaaataatGTAGATTAAACAATTGTtacgaaatattaattgtaaagtGTTGTTTCCTTCttgaataatatagaaaatatactgCAACAATAATCAATGACTAATGTGAAGACACTCAAAGTATTGGTCACTTATtaaataacatgtaatattcACATATCATGATCTAGAAGATTCTGTACatttcaaaaatcaaataaaacttttaaatgcttgtaaaagcataaaataatttgtaatatctcaaaacaaaattaaggcaaaatatatgttaaatctAAATCTAAACCTAAACCATTTTATCATCAATatacttttcataaaaaaataaattaaaacattaacaagtattaaaaattatgtaaaataaaactaaaaaaactaTAAGTTTTACTCTCGCGTACCTTGTGGCGAAGGTATGACCCTGGGCATCCTTTATATGACAGATATCAAAAGAACCAGGGTGACGTTCACGACTGACAACAGTCCCAACTCGACCCAAATTCCTTCCACCAGTAATCATGCAGAGATTACCTAGaaagcgaaaaaaatatatttaagatctttattttctaatatatattctcattaataatatatatattgcatgaaattcttttaatattattattactttattttaataccattattctattttaataattattattttaatgtattgagaaaaattgaaagataagTAGATGAATAATTACCGGAGTCAAATCTGATAGAATCCAAAATCTTGCCACTGGCAATATCCAAATGAATAGTGTCATTGACTTTTATAACAGGGTCAGGATATCGAATTGTTCTACCGTCGTGCGTAACTAAAAACGGTATTCCTTTGGGACCAGTCTGAACTCGCTTTACCTTGCACAATTTGTACTAAAATACAATATCATACATAGATGAGACACAATACTCATATTCAATAAGagagcaatataaaatatcatatgcAATTACTTTGGCTTCTTCAGCGGTAATGCGGTGGGTGGTGAAACGTCCCTTAACGTCATAAATCAATCGGAAAAATTCACCGGTCTTCTCAATTGTAATaacatctaaaaaaatttaattataatattattaattaatatttatccaCATTTGTTCATTTCACTGTTATATGTTTTTGTAATCTTCTTGGGTAATACAGAAAGAATATGTAACTCAATCTGTGACCATAATAAAGATGTTTTACTATTGGCTACTTTTTGACTGCAATACTTAAGTAATTAAGAATATCACAGCTTCGATATAGCCTATTTTAATCACATTTctcaaaagataaaatataatatacacaaaataGCAAATACACTTACCCATGAAACCAGCAGGATAATTAGGGTCAGTGCGAATCTTTCCATCAACCTTAATCAAGCGCTGCATCACAATTTTAGTAACTTCACAATTAGTCAAAGCATACTTCAATCTATTACGAAGAAAGATAACCAAAGGAAGTGATTCTCTGAGTTTATGTGGACCAGTGGATGGCCGGGGGGCATACACACCCCCGAGTTTGTCCAACATCCATGCTTTAGGTGCATTGAGACGCTTGAGATGCTTCTTTGGACCACGAGCCTAAAAGAGAAACATTTTAtgaagttaaaataaaattaagataacatacattctttgcaaattttaGGTTATATCCCAATTTAGGTTAGGTAATATTCGATTCAATCATTACTTAAatgaattatgttaattataattcaagCAAATTACAACTCTTGTACATCATAGAAGAATAATCCCAAAGTAAtcgtaaaacaataaataatatttgtaaaagtcaaaaaaacgttgaaataaaacaaagcaAAGCGATGTAGCAAAATAACACTATTGTTTCTCTAGCAATAAGACATACGATACATTTGATAAACACATCTTTGATCACAAAAAAATGTGCACTACCTATTTTTCGCGTGTATCGAAGAAATTTACTTCATATACGTGAGATGTAAGCGGATTTCATGACCGCAGCAACTTACCATGTTGGATTTCTAAACGGAAAAGGCACGAGGATCCACGTCGCGTACTCACATTAGGAAATATCTTCAACTGTAGTcgataactaacctaaaactACATGAGGTAATAGATAGGTAACCGAACATACAAATCCAAACCCAAGTTACTAGAAAAGCGAGAGTCTGATTGGTTGTCATTTTAAACACCGCCAAACTTCACATCGATGCAAGGAGGACTTTATGGCAAGTGGTAAGTATGCGCAGAAGAAATTTTGTGACGTAATTTGTAtcgtaaattttgaatatatttggaaaatatattataaaatctacttaatttcaaaaatatattaatttaaagtatgcgttatataataaatataagagaGATTACATTAGGCTGATATATATACttcattaatacaaataataggTTAATAGACAAActaatttggccaaattaaagttgcaaagtaaaattaacaataaataaatgaatgtaTATGCAATCGCAAGTTTCAGCGCGTCGATAAAAGAGTGACCACATCGGACGATCGGCCCAGATCGGTGGCTCTCTCGGTGGCTCAGGTCGATCTCCTTTAAACGCGCAAATGCAACAATATGGCGGATCGCGCTCCGGCGCCGGCACCGCTGTATATTTCGCAGTGACTTGCTTCGGCATTCGAAGTTGTTGAGGTCACGAAACTACGTGCGTAACGCAGGTACACACATAAGTGCATATACATACGTGCTCGCGCGTTGTTGATCTCTTTTTCTAT
This DNA window, taken from Linepithema humile isolate Giens D197 chromosome 7, Lhum_UNIL_v1.0, whole genome shotgun sequence, encodes the following:
- the RpS4 gene encoding small ribosomal subunit protein eS4, with the protein product MARGPKKHLKRLNAPKAWMLDKLGGVYAPRPSTGPHKLRESLPLVIFLRNRLKYALTNCEVTKIVMQRLIKVDGKIRTDPNYPAGFMDVITIEKTGEFFRLIYDVKGRFTTHRITAEEAKYKLCKVKRVQTGPKGIPFLVTHDGRTIRYPDPVIKVNDTIHLDIASGKILDSIRFDSGNLCMITGGRNLGRVGTVVSRERHPGSFDICHIKDAQGHTFATRLNNVFIIGKGTKAYVSLPRDKGVKLTIAEERDKRLAAKGMN